Proteins encoded by one window of Streptomyces sp. NBC_01571:
- a CDS encoding transposase: MPTVPASLFAVLELVRGNFTAPTFRTFTALVTGLIAQTGRCTVTGMLTGVGLTRAWSHDRAHTFFSRAPWNPDILGISLSHLVVRQLLPAGAVLTVAVDDTLFKRRGKKVFGAAWQHNGAATGPRGVGRGTCFVVIGLVVDLPFLARPVCLPVMARLWRPGQEGSKVDIAASMIRLLAACHHGRRVHVVADAAYHGKALRDLPATCTFTTRLPAPSVLFAQAPPRTGKRGRPALKGARLGTPAQLAATADFAPVQVTRYQRTEQVHLAEVTCLWYGSFHTRTVRVILLRDDTTDTGYDLALVTTDLTSSPAELITRYARRWSIEVTFAEARGLLGAGQAHNRTRAAVERTVPFALYCYTITVVWYALHGHQPGDVAEHRERAPWYTTKTDPSLSDMVAKLRRVIIAARFMPTRPGQPTEQEIRTVQQAWAAASTDAAA; the protein is encoded by the coding sequence ATGCCGACTGTGCCCGCTTCGCTGTTCGCCGTACTGGAGTTGGTACGGGGCAACTTCACCGCGCCGACGTTTCGAACCTTCACGGCGCTGGTCACGGGTCTGATCGCGCAGACCGGGCGGTGCACGGTGACCGGGATGCTCACCGGTGTCGGGTTGACGCGCGCATGGTCCCACGACCGCGCCCACACCTTCTTCTCCCGCGCCCCGTGGAACCCGGACATCCTGGGCATCTCCCTGTCCCACCTGGTCGTGCGCCAACTCCTGCCCGCAGGTGCGGTGTTGACGGTGGCGGTGGACGACACGCTGTTCAAGCGGCGCGGGAAGAAGGTCTTCGGTGCGGCCTGGCAGCACAACGGCGCGGCCACCGGACCCCGGGGTGTCGGGCGCGGGACCTGCTTCGTCGTCATCGGCCTGGTCGTCGACCTGCCCTTCCTGGCCCGGCCGGTGTGCCTTCCTGTCATGGCCCGGCTGTGGCGACCCGGGCAGGAAGGCAGCAAAGTCGACATCGCCGCGTCCATGATCCGCCTGCTGGCCGCCTGCCACCACGGCCGGCGCGTTCATGTCGTCGCGGACGCCGCCTACCACGGCAAAGCCTTACGCGATCTGCCCGCGACCTGCACCTTCACCACCCGACTGCCCGCACCCTCGGTCCTGTTCGCCCAGGCCCCGCCCAGGACCGGCAAACGCGGGCGCCCCGCGCTCAAGGGCGCGCGACTGGGCACGCCCGCCCAGCTCGCGGCCACCGCCGACTTCGCTCCCGTACAGGTCACGCGCTACCAACGTACCGAGCAGGTGCATCTGGCCGAGGTCACCTGCCTGTGGTACGGCTCCTTCCACACCCGCACCGTGCGCGTGATCCTGCTCCGCGACGACACCACCGACACCGGCTACGACCTGGCCCTGGTCACCACCGACCTGACCAGCAGCCCGGCCGAGCTGATCACCCGTTACGCGCGGCGCTGGTCGATCGAGGTCACCTTCGCCGAGGCCCGCGGCCTGCTCGGAGCCGGCCAGGCCCACAACCGCACCCGGGCCGCGGTGGAACGCACCGTGCCCTTCGCCCTGTACTGCTACACGATCACGGTCGTCTGGTACGCACTGCACGGCCACCAGCCCGGCGACGTGGCCGAGCACCGCGAGCGCGCCCCCTGGTACACCACCAAGACCGACCCGTCACTGTCCGACATGGTCGCCAAGCTCCGACGGGTGATCATCGCCGCCCGATTTATGCCCACCCGCCCAGGTCAGCCCACCGAGCAGGAAATCCGCACCGTCCAGCAGGCATGGGCCGCGGCCAGCACCGACGCCGCCGCGTGA
- a CDS encoding dTMP kinase — translation MDRYPFIVVEGLDGTGKTTLRKGLFRLFEGLFRVTPLAVLTTNFLNPAVALDLVEGKYQPTPENRDRYLAALAADKQATADRLIAPSLLARPVIADRWLLSELAFFAVKHDRAPNETYAHLTEQLHLVPDLTLVLDITPETAMERAADRSGDATRPDWDVMDVQAKVREVYQAVADTPGAFPALGRVVRINAAQDRATVLHTAWEALAQHGLLPDREGAAS, via the coding sequence ATGGACCGCTACCCCTTCATTGTCGTCGAGGGCCTGGACGGCACCGGCAAGACGACCCTCCGCAAGGGCCTGTTCCGCCTCTTCGAGGGACTGTTCCGCGTCACGCCGCTCGCCGTGCTGACCACCAACTTCCTCAACCCGGCAGTCGCGCTGGACCTGGTGGAGGGCAAGTACCAGCCCACGCCTGAGAACCGGGACCGCTACCTGGCGGCACTCGCGGCGGACAAGCAGGCCACCGCCGACCGGCTGATCGCCCCCAGCCTGCTGGCCCGCCCGGTCATCGCGGACCGGTGGCTGCTGTCCGAGCTGGCCTTCTTCGCGGTCAAACACGACCGCGCCCCGAACGAGACGTACGCCCATCTCACCGAGCAGCTCCACCTGGTGCCCGACCTCACGCTCGTCCTGGACATCACACCTGAGACCGCGATGGAACGGGCTGCCGACCGCTCGGGGGACGCCACTCGCCCCGACTGGGATGTGATGGACGTTCAGGCCAAGGTCCGGGAGGTATACCAGGCGGTGGCCGACACGCCTGGCGCGTTCCCCGCCCTGGGAAGGGTCGTCCGGATCAATGCCGCGCAGGACCGCGCCACCGTCCTGCACACCGCCTGGGAGGCCCTGGCCCAGCACGGCCTGCTGCCCGACCGTGAAGGAGCCGCGTCGTGA
- a CDS encoding isocitrate lyase/phosphoenolpyruvate mutase family protein has protein sequence MTAATEPDIAPLVTRLTAAAGARRPLRAIGAASAVAAKVAVETGFDALWVSGLEVSTALGLPDENVLGPRDLADTVLALTRTAALPVIVDIDNAGGTPATARRFAGDLTRAGAAALCLEDSAYPKVNSFALHRSQALARIETVTEQLSAMRDVAGTRVALIARTEALICGASVTEAVERAAAYAACGADAVLIHSKDPTGQQALATAAAWTGKVPLVTVPTAFPHLAPDELGLAGFALAIYANQLSRAALAAMRRAAASFQTTGSFTAGGTPLSDVADLLQIADPTARACL, from the coding sequence GTGACCGCTGCCACCGAGCCTGACATAGCCCCGCTCGTCACGCGGCTCACCGCCGCGGCGGGCGCCCGCCGCCCGCTGCGGGCGATCGGCGCCGCGAGCGCGGTGGCCGCCAAGGTCGCCGTGGAGACCGGCTTCGACGCCCTGTGGGTGTCCGGCCTGGAGGTCTCCACGGCCTTGGGCCTGCCGGACGAGAACGTGCTGGGACCGCGCGACCTGGCCGACACCGTCCTCGCCCTCACGCGTACGGCGGCGCTGCCGGTGATCGTGGACATCGACAATGCCGGCGGCACCCCGGCCACGGCTCGCCGGTTCGCCGGTGACCTCACCCGCGCCGGCGCCGCCGCCCTCTGCCTGGAGGACAGCGCCTACCCCAAGGTCAACTCCTTCGCCCTGCACCGCAGTCAGGCGCTCGCTCGCATCGAGACGGTGACCGAACAGCTCTCCGCGATGCGCGACGTCGCCGGCACCCGGGTAGCCCTGATCGCGCGGACCGAGGCCCTGATCTGCGGCGCGAGCGTGACGGAGGCAGTGGAGCGGGCCGCAGCGTACGCGGCTTGCGGTGCGGACGCCGTGCTCATCCACTCCAAGGACCCCACTGGGCAGCAAGCCCTAGCCACGGCCGCCGCATGGACGGGCAAGGTGCCGCTGGTGACCGTGCCCACCGCGTTTCCGCACCTGGCCCCGGACGAGCTCGGCCTTGCCGGATTCGCCCTGGCCATCTACGCCAACCAACTCTCGCGCGCCGCGCTCGCCGCCATGCGGCGCGCCGCAGCCTCCTTCCAGACCACCGGCTCCTTCACCGCCGGCGGAACGCCACTGTCCGACGTCGCCGACCTCCTCCAGATCGCCGACCCGACCGCCCGCGCCTGCCTGTAA
- a CDS encoding NUDIX domain-containing protein translates to MTPLPRISVSVKAAIVHQDRILLMSYDDHSGFHYNLPGGKAKVGEPLRDAVVRKVKEETGLRVRTSRLLFVVEYVPEQYNDEFGTVHKTQHNFLAELLDEDTTPRKSDPPDPIQVGFEWVPLQEFGGKYLLPRVNQQLLDALAGDPADRDVLVDRW, encoded by the coding sequence ATGACGCCCCTGCCCCGCATCAGCGTGTCGGTCAAGGCCGCGATCGTCCACCAGGACCGCATCCTGCTCATGTCGTACGACGACCACTCCGGCTTCCACTACAACCTGCCCGGCGGCAAGGCGAAGGTGGGTGAGCCGCTGCGCGACGCAGTCGTGCGCAAGGTCAAGGAGGAGACCGGCCTGCGGGTGCGCACCTCGCGGCTGTTGTTCGTCGTCGAGTACGTCCCCGAGCAGTACAACGACGAGTTCGGCACCGTCCACAAGACCCAGCACAACTTCCTCGCCGAGCTCCTCGACGAGGACACCACCCCGCGCAAGTCCGATCCGCCCGACCCGATCCAGGTCGGCTTTGAGTGGGTGCCCCTTCAGGAGTTCGGCGGCAAGTACCTGCTGCCGCGGGTCAACCAGCAGCTGCTCGACGCGCTCGCCGGGGACCCGGCCGACCGCGACGTCCTCGTGGACCGGTGGTGA
- a CDS encoding TylF/MycF/NovP-related O-methyltransferase yields MHLPPTTELSLAELHDWLLEHHGDTVDADRLPAIRTELEQLAAHNVPGAVIELGCYQGAMALWMRAVLDATGQHQRSVHVYDSFKGLPEPGAKDPDLFETGYLRAEPEQVLALHARWGRTPPAIHPGWFIDTLPDQLPEQIAFAYLDGDYYESIHTCLTACVPRMAPGGTLIVDDYADLEANPKAWNGLPGVKAACEDYFRSASPLQVITGAGDLAFGRYTAPAVGTQQ; encoded by the coding sequence ATGCACCTCCCTCCCACCACCGAGCTGAGCCTCGCGGAACTGCACGACTGGCTCCTCGAACACCACGGCGACACCGTGGATGCCGACCGCCTGCCCGCCATCCGCACCGAACTCGAACAGCTCGCAGCCCATAACGTGCCCGGCGCCGTGATCGAACTCGGCTGCTACCAGGGCGCCATGGCGCTGTGGATGCGCGCCGTCCTCGACGCCACCGGACAGCACCAGCGGAGCGTCCACGTCTACGACTCCTTCAAGGGCCTGCCCGAACCCGGGGCGAAGGACCCGGACCTGTTCGAGACCGGGTACCTGCGCGCCGAGCCGGAACAGGTGCTCGCGCTCCACGCCCGCTGGGGCCGCACCCCGCCGGCGATCCACCCCGGATGGTTCATCGACACCCTCCCCGACCAGCTCCCGGAGCAGATCGCCTTCGCCTACCTGGACGGCGACTACTACGAATCCATCCACACCTGCCTCACCGCGTGTGTCCCGCGCATGGCCCCCGGCGGCACGCTGATCGTCGACGACTACGCCGACCTGGAGGCGAACCCGAAGGCATGGAACGGGTTGCCCGGCGTGAAGGCAGCCTGCGAGGACTACTTCCGCTCCGCTTCACCGCTTCAGGTCATCACCGGC